One window of the Salvia miltiorrhiza cultivar Shanhuang (shh) chromosome 6, IMPLAD_Smil_shh, whole genome shotgun sequence genome contains the following:
- the LOC130988711 gene encoding uncharacterized protein LOC130988711 → MLQRQIMFKQLQEMQRKQQLQELSNTRNQNYVNQLSSLKHASGGQFSPTVNGTPMQDLSGMFMVGNMMQHGGPNGLVLAQSPVGLSQPQLDISLYGNHTPNPDKNLNPYSHLHGPSNLSTDQLTKNNSSPLGMVTMQPSAFSNSFMSQHCNFPSEQINMTDGSVHSNQEKDLFGQAPTEGLHGAVLPGNYSEQGIRMQGNASALEFEGRHEDAGWGRIPPGKTSNFGMSVVGDSLDPLEQKILYNTDDDSWGSFSRSCKMSTGGFGGTLESMSDMDGLPSLQSGSWSALMQSALEETSGNDPGVQEEWSGLSFQNPEPSNDNQHPKSNDSKRVQNNWVNRNSPNAVSPSSKPQQLAQNFNMNSGFANFQQSGYQYQKQKEEYHPESSHATTQNSPRNMSLLADYNSQQKRPSGRTPVSQTSLSLPNIWPGQHKENPNNDAHEPSLLSCTNDNQPRNDFSGQEFKGAFWLQGSTSQHVPGVIQKPYDQMNQINSHGYSVDPENMTSGVNVEAVSSVLNASLERPGENMTAPSESMIELLNKDDTSNDEASVMQLNLKVSTPREFGLSDTSGATFAKPCRLSDPQTLQPHSVFPSLSMVASSATSLSSHIVNDHVENQHPASPVPSHMNAEVPLSDNVVVAQPSLTSDRLQHVGFQMGQHTQWQGMPSQQDTSGPKPYKYSSSLFGSPDSASSSIRTSSAAPNEQHYQNYSQQVYNAKQYSENVAGLDQRLEKGSSIHEGSTDINSSTSLSSNIQKQELLREHGSEAGAIVSGSLITDDGKSFPPKPDSVNYQHPSVNLEELFLSGQDSGKEGVAKTDLNALSCLDAYSSGDSKGWKLSQGGQGDQSGKALLTSYHQNFQQSMLSQNDILTRSVGSNRASNVVYPSQISLPMVQSWFKQYETLKNGQRLPIHDSRAAIHATQLSSEMTPGNLQDNSLNMQVKLANPSQGSGLLAPTSTNPVLYKQLNTPSILPSDASHQNLAVTLRKKRKLVAFTMVPWHKEVNHDQWGPQNISMAELSWAQAANRREEEVISEAESVEELHPVIQAKRRLICCTQLMQQVFQPAPSVIICMDSSSNCDYIAYYAARLALGDACSLTGQLPPDSMDVSCSHDKQKTSRRTDACKFSKVMEGIVCRVKKLEDDLTRLDKSLSIVDIKVEAQELEKFSTINRFAKFHIRAQPSSVDPATSSGTPTLHKTHPQRYVVGHPMPKILPEGIDCLSL, encoded by the exons ATGTTGCAGCGCCAAATCATGTTCAAACAGTTGCAGGAAATGCAGCGAAAACAACAGCTCCAGGAGCTGAGCAACACTAGAAACCAGAATTATGTGAACCAGTTATCATCACTAAAACATGCATCGGGTGGTCAATTTTCTCCTACGGTCAACGGGACACCAATGCAGGATCTGTCAGGAATGTTTATGGTGGGTAATATGATGCAACATGGTGGACCCAATGGATTAGTACTTGCACAAAGTCCTGTTGGTCTGTCTCAGCCTCAGTTGGACATATCTTTATATGGGAATCACACTCCAAACCCGGACAAGAATTTAAATCCATATTCTCACCTCCATGGCCCGTCTAATCTTTCAACCGATCAGCTGACGAAGAATAATAGCAGCCCTTTGGGAATGGTCACCATGCAGCCCTCAGCCTTCAGTAACTCATTCATGAGTCAACATTGCAATTTTCCTTCTGAGCAAATTAACATGACAGATGGATCTGTTCATTCTAATCAAGAGAAGGACTTGTTTGGGCAAGCTCCAACTGAAGGTTTACATGGTGCAGTTTTGCCTGGAAACTACTCTGAGCAAGGAATTAGAATGCAGGGAAATGCATCAGCTCTGGAATTTGAAGGGAGGCACGAAGATGCAGGTTGGGGTAGAATTCCTCCTGGCAAAACATCAAACTTTGGCATGTCAGTGGTGGGTGATTCTCTAGACCCATTGGAACAGAAGATCTTGTATAACACAGATGACGACAGCTGGGGATCGTTTAGCAGAAGCTGCAAAATGAGCACAGGAGGCTTTGGGGGTACATTGGAAAGCATGTCCGACATGGATGGATTGCCTTCTTTACAAAGTGGTAGCTGGAGCGCCCTAATGCAGTCTGCTCTTGAAGAAACTTCTGGAAATGATCCTGGGGTACAAGAAGAATGGAGTGGATTGAGCTTCCAGAATCCAGAACCATCGAATGACAATCAGCACCCAAAGTCCAATGATAGCAAAAGGGTGCAAAATAATTGGGTTAACAGAAACTCGCCAAATGCTGTTTCTCCCAGTTCAAAGCCACAACAATTGGCCCAGAATTTCAATATGAACTCCGGCTTTGCTAATTTTCAGCAATCAGGTTATCAGTATCAGAAACAGAAAGAGGAATATCACCCTGAGTCTTCTCATGCCACTACTCAGAACTCTCCTAGAAATATGAGCCTGCTGGCTGACTATAACTCTCAACAGAAGCGCCCTAGTGGAAGGACCCCGGTGAGTCAAACATCTTTGTCGTTGCCAAACATTTGGCCTGGTCAACATAAGGAGAACCCAAATAATGACGCACATGAGCCTAGCCTTTTGTCATGCACTAATGACAACCAGCCACGCAATGACTTCTCAG GTCAAGAATTCAAGGGTGCTTTTTGGCTTCAAGGGAGTACATCACAACATGTGCCTGGTGTCATTCAAAAGCCATACGATCAG ATGAACCAGATAAATTCTCATGGGTACTCAGTTGATCCAGAGAATATGACTTCTGGAGTTAATGTGGAAGCTGTATCATCAGTGTTAAATGCTTCTTTGGAACGTCCTGGTGAAAACATGACTGCTCCGAG TGAAAGTATGATTGAGCTACTTAATAAGGATGATACATCCAACGATGAAGCATCGGTGATGCAATTGAACTTGAAAGTTTCAACTCCCAGAGAATTTGGTTTAAGTGATACTTCTGGTGCAACTTTTGCTAAACCATGCAGGCTTTCAGATCCGCAAACTTTGCAGCCACATTCAGTTTTCCCATCCTTATCTATG GTGGCCTCTAGTGCAACGTCTCTATCAAGTCATATTGTGAACGATCATGTTGAAAACCAGCATCCAGCTTCACCTGTTCCTAGTCACATGAATGCTGAAGTCCCACTTTCTGATAACGTGGTAGTTGCACAACCCTCTTTGACATCAGATAGGCTGCAGCATGTGGGATTTCAGATGGGGCAACATACTCAATGGCAGGGTATGCCCTCTCAGCAAGATACTTCTGGCCCGAAACCTTACAAATATTCCTCTAGTTTGTTTGGGTCTCCAGATTCAGCATCTAGCAGTATAAGGACTAGCTCAGCAGCTCCAAATGAGCAGCACTACCAGAATTATTCTCAACAAGTGTACAATGCAAAACAATACTCAGAGAATGTAGCTGGGCTTGATCAGCGATTAGAGAAAGGGAGTTCCATTCATGAAGGATCAACTGATATAAATAGCTCTACATCTCTCAGCAGTAATATTCAAAAGCAAGAACTTCTTAGGGAGCATGGCTCAGAAGCAGGTGCTATTGTGTCTGGTTCATTGATAACTGATGATGGTAAGAGCTTCCCTCCTAAACCTGACAGTGTAAACTATCAGCATCCAAGTGTCAATCTCGAGGAGCTGTTCTTGAGTGGACAGGATTCTGGAAAAGAAGGTGTAGCAAAAACCGACTTGAATGCATTATCATGCCTTGACGCATATTCATCTGGGGATAGTAAGGGATGGAAACTCTCCCAAGGGGGGCAAGGTGATCAGTCTGGCAAAGCTTTGTTGACATCTTACCATCAGAATTTCCAGCAGAGTATGCTTTCTCAAAATGATATACTGACACGTTCAGTTGGCAGTAACAGAGCTTCAAATGTGGTATATCCATCACAGATCAGTTTGCCAATGGTCCAATCCTGGTTTAAGCAATATGAAACCTTGAAGAACGGGCAAAGGTTACCGATTCATGATTCAAGAGCTGCAATTCATGCCACACAGCTATCCTCTGAAATGACTCCTGGGAACTTGCAGGATAACAGTTTGAATATGCAAGTAAAGTTGGCTAATCCTAGTCAAGGAAGTGGCTTACTTGCACCTACATCTACGAATCCTGTACTGTATAAACAATTAAACACCCCTTCTATATTGCCTTCAGATGCCAGTCACCAAAATTTAGCTGTTACATTGCGGAAGAAACGGAAACTTGTTGCATTTACTATGGTACCCTGGCACAAGGAAGTAAATCATGACCAGTGGGGACCCCAAAATATCAG CATGGCTGAGCTGTCATGGGCACAAGCTGCAAACAGAAGAGAAGAAGAG GTGATATCTGAGGCTGAAAGTGTAGAGGAGCTGCACCCGGTGATTCAAGCAAAACGACGACTTATTTGTTGTACACAACTTATGCAGCAAGTCTTTCAACCTGCGCCATCAGTTATTATTTGTATGGATTCCAGTTCAAATTGTGATTATATAGCATATTATGCTGCTAGATTAGCATTAGGAGATGCATGTAGCTTGACTGGCCAATTGCCTCCCGACTCCATGGATGT GTCATGTTCACATGACAAACAGAAAACTTCAAGGAGAACGGATGCTTGCAAGTTCTCAAAAGTTATGGAAGGTATTGTTTGTCGAGTGAAGAAGCTTGAAGATGATTTAACGAG ACTGGACAAAAGTCTATCAATTGTAGACATCAAAGTGGAAGCCCAGGAATTGGAGAAATTCTCTACCATCAACCGCTTCGCGAAGTTCCACATCAGGGCACAGCCGAGTTCAGTAGATCCGGCAACCTCCTCTGGAACACCGACTTTGCACAAAACCCACCCTCAAAGATATGTAGTAGGGCATCCAATGCCTAAGATATTACCAGAAGGCATTGATTGTCTTTCCTTGTAA